TGAGATACACACTAGAGAGTCACgaagaggcaaaaaaaaaaaaaaaacaaaacaaaactcaaatgtGAAAgacataataacaaaaagacaaacaaaaaaaaccttagaGAGACGAAGAAGCATCATcaaagatagagatagagagatatgCATCATTTCGTCCCAGACTTCGATAGAGATGACGATTATGTCAATTCCTCATCTTTGAATCTTCCTAGAAAATCCATTACTACTATGTAAGTTCTTCTTGTTTTACTAATATTCAAgatctgagttttttttcttttaattactaGTACTAGTAAGAGTATTGATGAAACAAGTACTCACTCACTATAggggtggtgatgatgataatgatctTATGGAGCTTTTATGGCACAACGGTCAAGTTGTTGTTCATAACCAGAGACTTCATCACCATAACAAGAAACCTTCTTCGTCTCCACCAAAGATgtttcatcctcctcctcctcctatgcagcagcagcagcaaccgTCAGATCAGAATCTTTTTATCCATGAAGACGAAATGACCTCATGGCTTCATTATCCTCTCCGTGACGATAACGACGACTTCTGCTcagatcttctcttctcttcagtTTCAGCCGCGCCCACTGCTCCGTGTGTGACGGCGGATAGACCGATGACTAGTCAAGCGGTTACGACAGCGAGACCGCCGGTGGCAGAGAGACAGATGACTAGTCAAGCTGTTACGGCAGAGAGACCGCCGGTGGCGGAGAGACAGATGACGAGTCAAGAGGTTGCGACAGCGAAACCGTCGTTGCCAAGGCCGCCGGTGAGGAATTTTATGAATTTCTCGAGGCTGAGAGGCGATTTTACCAACGGTAGAGGTGAATCTGGACAACCGTCGGTTTCCAAGGCGGTTGTGAGAGAATCGACGCAGGTGAATACTTTCGCTGCCGCCGCGAAACCGCCGGCGGTGGTGGCGGGTGATTCTGCTTTATTACGGAGGACGGATGGTACTGAAAAATGCTCCGCCGTGGCTGGAGGCGGACTTGATCTGAAGGGAAAAGCAGTGGCGACGATGACGACTACGCCGACTATTGAGAT
The Camelina sativa cultivar DH55 chromosome 15, Cs, whole genome shotgun sequence DNA segment above includes these coding regions:
- the LOC104747920 gene encoding transcription factor PIF1-like, with translation MHHFVPDFDRDDDYVNSSSLNLPRKSITTMGGDDDNDLMELLWHNGQVVVHNQRLHHHNKKPSSSPPKMFHPPPPPMQQQQQPSDQNLFIHEDEMTSWLHYPLRDDNDDFCSDLLFSSVSAAPTAPCVTADRPMTSQAVTTARPPVAERQMTSQAVTAERPPVAERQMTSQEVATAKPSLPRPPVRNFMNFSRLRGDFTNGRGESGQPSVSKAVVRESTQVNTFAAAAKPPAVVAGDSALLRRTDGTEKCSAVAGGGLDLKGKAVATMTTTPTIEILGTSTSIMSKREIGPEKTIVDERKRKEREAIDEAECRNENEETKQGRGSTKRTRAAEVHNLSERKRRDRINERMKALQELIPRCNKSDKASMLDEAIEYMKSLQLQIQMMSMGCGVMPMMYPGMQQYMAMGMGMGMNQPLPPPSFMPFPNMLPAQRPLPTQTQPMGGASVFPAPQYPVHPSDPSRLYTQNQQCNPTLSQPPQYPSYMDPYQQFRGVHPSQPPPFQNQATSYPSSSRASSSKESVDQENHTKG